DNA sequence from the Odocoileus virginianus isolate 20LAN1187 ecotype Illinois chromosome 8, Ovbor_1.2, whole genome shotgun sequence genome:
TAGATCCTCTTTTCTTCCCAAGTTTCCATATGGAAACAATCCccccacttcttttttctttttagtaattttagtttttatttcatccCCTCTTCTCTATCCCATCAAATACAAAGTGTTTTCAGACTATTATTCAAAATCTTCTATATCTTCTAAACCAAGGAAACTAAGAGCTCACACTTTACTGATGGGATTGGTGATTCAGAGAAGTTTGAAATATGAAGTACCTGGAAACCTTTGAAAGAAAGGTATTGTCTGAGAGAGATTTcttctagggggaaaaaatcaataaatacaaaagatttagaaagttagataaaatattccttttaagAAAGCTGCTTACCTGttagttttcacatttttaagtcCAATTGTGTAATCGTCATTTAAACACATAGTATATTCAGAGATACCAAAGTGTTCTAATTTAGGAGTTACACACTCAAAATCATCCATCTTTAGTGCACATTTTGGAGTTTTTACTAGTGAGTATTTGGAAAATGGAGTTAAAACTTTTGGCTCTTCCTTCTGGTTGTTTACTGCTTGGGGAGGGTTTGGTAGAACTTGGGATACAATGTACCGCTCAAGTCCAAAATCAGAAAGTTGTGGACTACACGGTGACTTCTCAGAAACAGAAGTGCTTGCAGCAGCAGAATCCAACAAATCATCTTTCACGTCAGGCTTCACAGGACGTTCACATTCACTGGACTCTGGTTTAGAGTCAGTGACTTCTTGCTCATCCACTGAGAGGAAAAATCAAGGTCATATTCTGGTCAAATATCAAACTAGAAAATGTCATATACTACAACCACATAAAACAGCTCCATCTGAAATGTCCTGTCAGCAAAAGCTCTCTCCTTATTTTCTAAGGAgaaaatattcttgttttttaatttcaattttactttcactttctgatatgTACCACTTATATCCCCATATTTCATCTTAAGGATACATCAGAGGACGGAAGTAAACTGTTCAAAGATGAAAAATCAGTACCCACAAATAAAACTGCAATTTCTTAACACTAGCCCTATAGATCTCTGTCAGAATCTTTTGGGCtcaaaggcagagaaaaggggTAAGTTTAGGCTGTACATTTACTTGACCAACAGATCCAACAGATTGAGGGAAGTGAAGAGGCACACACTTTTTCTTTGAAGACattacttttcttgttttaacTGGCAGCTGAAATGAACTAGGATAGGATATTGTCTTTGTGTGCATGATAAGCCATAACACAATAAATCTGAAGGatgcaccatttaaaaaaaaaaaaaggttataaaaACCTTGATTTCCTGGCTTTTGGCCCTTGAAGAGCTGCTGATTCGGAATTGTGTTTTGGCATTGTACTTTCTGTTAATTCTGAGAAACTCAGAAGAACTACCAGAAAAACTACTGTTGAATTGATTACAATGCTGTCACTGATGAGTTTAATGAAATTCAGTCATCACCATTATTATTACCTCTTAGGGAGGTATTTATTAGCAGCTCTATGTCACTAGTGAGTAAAAGTAATTTAGAGAAATTACTATTACATGTAATGGTAACTAGTGGAACCAGTTTCTGAGTAACCAAAGTCAACTTGTTCACACCAAAGTCAACTGAATTCTTTCCCTTATACCATGCAGACTGTTTAACTTACCTTTCATATATCTCAATatgtacatatttgttgaatctaattaatgttttatttacacACAAAGATCATTTTcataacagaaatgaagacacTGAAGCGTACTGAAATTAGTTCCTCACAGGTATGGCTATAACACTAACAACAATAGTTTAACACTGGATGATTAGGATACAAGGTTCCGTTCTAAGCAaattttgtctcatttaattcttacacaACCTCAGAGATGGATATTATTAAATATCTCTActttataggacttccctggtggtcccgtagTCAGAACTCAGCACTTGCAGGGCTGTGGCCCTGGTGAGGTCAGAAAACAAAATCTCTACTTTAGAGATGACAAATTGAGGTACAAAGTAACTGGTCAAAGATGAATATAACTAGTAAGTAGTGAAATtagatttgaactcaggcagttTGACTCTAAATTCTAAACTACCATGTTCTCCTACCCGTCATCAACATTTTATAACTAAAAAGGACTTTATGAATTTACATAGCCCAGATTTTCTCATTCTatggaggaagaaactgagaaCGAGAAAGTGAAATAGCATGGCTTAAGGGTGGTCTCTGAGCTCCTTATTGTCAAAACTGACCAACAACCAGCTATCCTTAAGTCACATAGATTTATCTTGTACCCTTCTTTCACCCAGCACTGTATTGGTTCTCATCTAGCATTTGTAAAGGAGAGCAAGAACTGCCTTCACACTGCACTACCCATCAGCACTGCATCCAGAACACAGGGATTGCTGAATAAACAATCAAATGTCTATCACATAATGGCAGAATCAGAACTAGAAATGATGGCCAACCCTACAGTAGTCTTAATCATGCTGCTTTCTTTAATACTAGAACAAATGCTATAAAAGGCTAGTTATTCACACCTGAATTTTTCTTGGCACGTGGAGTATATCCATACTTCTGGAaaaactcttttattttcatgatatccattgaattctttttcatcaatatttttgttgcttttatgaaaccaatgttttcttgactttccAAGTTTGCTTTATCAAGAAGAATATTGACATCATCCTTTCATGAAGAAACAAAGTACATTTTAATTGAACATTTGCCTAAgtctatttataattttgtaaaaattaccacttaaaaatgataaattaatattGTAGGAGTGATACCTTTAGAATTCGTACTTCTGAGTTAAGGTCATGTAGAACTCTCATTGGACAATCTTCAAAGTCTTCTACGAATATTGAATGGAAAAAGTATAAcaaggaaatggaggaaaaaatagaaaatgtaagttttttagaattataaaatctttatatagaaaagtaaagaaatatacAGTTTGATGAACTTTCAAAGTGAACATATGTACATTGATAAGCACGTAAAGCTTAATGGAAAGCAATTCTGCTGTATATTAAAAATCCAAAACCATTCATACAATTCTGTGTCTTATAGCATTATCTCAACCATGCAAACAAAGTAAAGCATAACAAAGCAACAGCGAAAAGTAAGAATGGTAGAAAAGCTATTGAAAATTAATAGCGGTGTCTTTTGGTGGTGAAGTTAcagaaagattttcttctttctactttccCATTACCTCAAACTTTTTGCCGTGCACATATATTGTTTTCACAGTCACAAGCATAAATGTTTTGAAATGGCTGAAAAACTATCGACAACattattaaagtaaaaagaatctgTGTCTATAGGGTGCAATATTTTAAGGCATATTACAATTACGACACAAACAGTAATCTCAAAATCTGAATTACTCTtccaacaacttaaaaaaaaaaaaacctaatacaAACGTCAGTGGTGGAGAATTCTGCTTTATTAGAAAGCAGTGTTGAGTAACTAGCGTTTCTGCAGGCAATAcggattgctggggaaaatacaGACACTACGACTGTGGgctattttagttcagttcagttcaatcactcagtcatgtccgactctttgcgaccccccaCGGACTgtggtctaccaggctcctccatccatgggattttccaggcaatagtactggagtgggttgccatttccttctccaggggatcttcccgacccagggatcgaacccgagtctcccacattgtagacaaacgctttatcatctgagccaccagagaggtccTATTTGGGTGAGATCAAAGTCACTCCACGTGTCAAGAACAGTGCGGAGAAGCTGCTATGAAACGATACGTTTCCTCTTTTGGTCGTGTTTTTATTAACACACTCTGTGGACTTGaagcccgcccccgccccctgggATGGCACCTCACACCCTTCACCGTCCCTCCCGCGGCTCACTCACCGCTGTCCTCTCCGTCCAGCGCTCGCTGCAGCCGGGCCGTCTCGCTGTCCAGGGTGACGGCCAGAGACCGCAGCTTCCCGCAAAAGCCTCGGATCGGATCCATACGAGAGGCCAGCTCCCCGCCTCAGAGCCCGCGGCCGTTTGAATCCCGGCACCTGAAACGCCATTGGTTCTCGTAGCCGCGAACGGCCTTTCTCGCGATAGGTGAAGCCTCACGCGAGGAGACGGCTGCGGGCCGGACGGGGCTCTTCCGCCACCCCACTTCCGGCGTCGTTCCCCGGCGTGCGGAGAGCTGCTCTGACGCGCTGCTGGTGAGTGAGGCGGCACGGGGCGAGGCGGCCTGCGGGCGGCGGCGGGGCTCTCCTGTCAGTATTCCCCCGTCTGGCGCGCAGTCAGCTCTTCTTTTCCCCTCGGCAGGCACCATGTTCCTGACCGCGCTCCTGTGCCGCGGCCGCATCCCCGGCCGGCAGTGGATCGGGAAGCACCGGCGGCCGCGGACCGTGTCGGCGCTGGCGAAGCAGAACGTGATCCGTCGCCTGGAGATAGAAGCGGAGAACCACTACTGGCTGAGCCGGCCTTTCCTCACGGCCGAGCAGGAGCGCGGTCACGCGGCGGCCCGCAGGGCGGCCGCCTTCGAGGCGCTCAAGGCGGCGCAGGTCGCCAAGTTCCCCGCGCACCGTCGGCTGGAGGACCAGCTCGACCACCTCAACGTCACCGGGAGGTGGTACTGACCGTGAGCCCCGCCGGCCCCCGGCCCCGCAAGCTCCACTGCCCGCAGTGGGGGCTCGTTCGCCCCGGGTTACTCCCTCGCCTCCCTGAAGGACGGTGCGGACATGGCCTGCATCACAGACGACACAAACGTCGTTTGTACGAGGCCGTAATAAAGCTACCAACTGTGCTTTTGGAGCGTCAGTGCGAGATTCTTGTTGGGGCTTGATCACGCCGCCGTACCTTCTGTTAACAATAATTGACTAAACGCAAATGGAAAAAACGAGCTTTTTCAGTTAAACAGACTCATAGAAATAACGTTTTCTGCTGAGCTTTACATCTAAAAGTGGGCAACTGAAAATTCTGTTCAGTAAAAGCTAAATTAAAGCTTTTTTGATAAAGCCATCTATACTTTTGGCATGGTAAGCTACAGTGTTGTCACAGTCAAGTAATACTTGTGGTTACCCCTAATTAGTAGATTCTTATTTCTAACTCAACACTGTATGTTACCAGATTTTCAAGATGGCAAAAATCATAGCTgttctttcattttgtaaatagcagtttataacaataacaacaactgtTCAAATACAGgactttatttattaataaagtaAATCATCATCATGATTTCGggagaaaagttttaaaatgttcaaccTTCATGTTAATGTAAGTTAGGCCACCCAAAGACAAAGCAAAGATATTAAAGTCATGGTCCAGGGTTACACTCATGAGAAACAAATACAAGACTTATGGGACTTGATAAGTAAAAACAAAGTAAACTGTATTCcaaattcatttatataaaaacattaaagatCACCTTAAAATAGTGTCCATCTTATGGGCATAGACTTATCTGCAATCGTACAAATACGATAAACTCAGCTAATCGCTTTCTGAAGCTTTTAATACAAATACAGTTCCTTGCTGCTTTATGCAACTCAACAAAATATAAAGTGAAGTCGTTAGAAAAATATGGACCTTTCTGAATCtatattgcattttaaatttaaattggaaaataCAGTTCACATATGAAACATGATTTCAGGTTTACATATTAGCTGTATCATAGAATATTAAATATGGTCTTTATTTTGgctgaaatgcaaaaatattgttaatttctCAACAGGTTAGTTAAAAATACTTTGCATTGATAGCAGTGTAAGCAAAACATCTGTAAATCATTTGTCTTCAGCGCTGCAAATATGCAGATCCTAACACTAAGCCCTTATATGCATCTGCTTTAAAGATGATGGAAGGGAATCTCACATAACTGAAAATCTGTAATTTAAGCCACGGGACAAACAGTCAAAATCTGCtttcaacagaaataaaattcaagtaCACACTGCATATTTGATTTAAGCTAAGTTCAATTAGGACACGTTGGGTCATAACCACTAAATAtgtaaaaggattttaaaaactcttccatATGCAAAGATGAAACTGCTTTTGTAAGCGGTGCAAGTTTAGTGACCACTAAGTTGCAGCTGCTCTTTGGTTTGGCACAGTGACAGTGGTCAGATGTCTCAGGTACTGAATATTGAAGTCAGTTCGTACCCAGGTAAATTCAAGTTTCCtgtcttaatttgtttttaatggcAATGGCAAGACCTGAAATTCAACTTTACTTTCCTTAAACATCACAACTGTTTAAGTGCTTGAAGCAACAAAGATCCTACTAATACATTTTGACCATTTTACCCCACAGGTTGGCAGCACTGATCTGTAGCATCTGAAATACTACCGAGACAGCCTTTCCCTGGTTCCCATCCCACTGCAGGCCCTTGCTGAATAGTCATTAACATGTATGAATAAACTTGgtcaattattatttaaaatgtggcAGATGCTGGCCATAAATTAATTCAACCAAAGGTAACAAAGGCTTTAGCTGAAAATTTCTGAAAAGGTGTATACTATGTTATTAAAAAAGATGATgttaaatgacagaaattgaaagaattgaaaaagacaaaaacacccAAAATCACCAAGATAGGTTAAGGGGAAAATTAAATTTCCTCAGTTGTTAATCCGGTGCATGCAAATCTTTTGACTTGAATATAGAAATGTCCGTAAGAAGTACCAGGAGGACATTTCTGAAAGCAGgcatatacatttaaatatttaccatttcCTTATAATATGCAAACTGCCAGACTAAAGTGATGTTTCTGGTTGGAAACTGATACCCCTTAACTCTCACAAACATTTTCTAGAATCAAGATTATTAAGACTACTGTGTTGAAATAAAGGTAGAAGCTGTTATTATAGTATTCCAAATTGTATTTTCAAAGCTAACCCATTCCTCTagttcaaaggggaaaaaaaattacttccttttaaaatctaGTACTATAGCCCATGAAGTTAGACAAATCCTATAAACCTGCAGTAGATGGCTATAAAATTTATGCTACATTAGGAAATTACAGAGCTATCCCTAGTATACTGTTTGGCGtccaaaaatatttgttggacAAATGTACAGTAAGGTATTGTGCAGAATTAGAAATCAAAGAATGTTAAAGGTTGTCCCATCCAAATCATAACAGCCCTTCCcctactcccattttacagagagaaaacTAACTGGGCTATTTATAGATGCTGGTTAAAATCTACCCACTTCCAGCAGCAATCAATCATTTTAGTTTTGACTAAACAGTATAAACAGGACGGTACATTGTTTCTCCTTATAGGATATGAATTCTAATCTTTAAAGTTAACGCAGCAATTTCTGTCGTGTAGATTACActtcaaaaggaaaagggggtaaGTGTCTAGGCAGAAAGGGGTTGCTGTTAGGAAGTCAGATTTAAAATCCTGCATAtgagcactgtttataatagccaggacatggaagcaacatagatgcccatcagcagacgaatggatgaggaagctgtggtacatatacaccatggaatattactcagccattaaaaagaattcatttgaattagttctaatgagatggatgaaactggagcccattatacagagcgaagtaagccagaaagataaagaccattacagtatactaacacatatatatggactttagaaagatggtaacgagaaccccatatgcaaaacagaaaaagagactcagatgtatagaacagactggtggactctgggagaaggtgagggtgggatgtttcaagagaacagcattgaaacatgtatattatctagggtgaaacacatcaccagcccaggttgggtgcatgagacaagtgctcgggcctggtggactgggaagacccagagggatcgggtggagagggaggtgggaggggggactgggatgggaaatacatgtaaatccatggctaattcatttcaatgtatgacaaaaacgactttaatgatgtaaagtaattagcctaaaaaaaaaaaaaagttaaaaaaaaaaaaaaatcctgcatatGAAAGTGAAATCCATCTCAGAATGAAAGTTTTGAATGACTGCTCAGGTTGTTTCTTGACAGTGGCTAGGGTTAATTGTTATACTGAACAGTTTTACCCTCcattcaaatgcattttaagtTGCTGTCTAAGCTGTTATGGGATTAATGTAAAAAGTTTCAAAGCAAATTTCAGTCttaaaattgaaatttgaaaaaaaaattgaaatttgaaaGTCAACTCAACAGCAGGTAACActctgaaaacatattttaacagGTTACTtatagcttctcttttttcttctagtCTCTTCAACTCAATCCTGTATTGAGTATTTCTATAGCACATGTCCAGCTTTTCTATAGCTTTTCTATAGCATGTCCACATTTCTATAGCACATGTAACCTTTGTTTCCCCACCCGTATAAATACCCATCAAAGTTCAACAAAAAAGTGCATTAAAAGCAGACACAAAAAATTTCTTACACTGCCAAATAAGCCTTGGGCACAAAACTACAATTGGTTTAATTAATGCTTAGAACTAAGCCTTCAATGAATTATACAAATGTGCTCCAAATGATTATATTTAGGTATCTAAATCCTTCTGAGTGTTATTTTATAgccaacaataaaaaaatctgttaaaaatgttgaaaagtataaaacagtAACTATAAATTAGCAaacaccaaattttttttttaaaaagcagttttcttACACAGTACAAGCAGCAGTAATTTGCATATTATTATTCACTTTCAGCCACCATACTGACCTAGATGTACTTCACTTAAGTTTTTAGCTTGTGTTTCTAGAGTGAAAATTTATATGGATACTAAGAAACAACTCTTAATGATGTAACCCAGGTATCAAAACAATGCGTATGTCATGTTAACATGTGACCTGATAGCTCATATTATGGCATCTCATGTTATTATGAGAAAATGTTACTTCCaaaggaaaatgaagtctctTTTGTAGCTGTGAGTCAGTGCTGAACAAATGGGCTCATTTAAGATTAAGGCATCTTCCCGCTCTGGAGCAGTGCTTCTGTGGATCCAGAAATCCGTACAaaggtttccttttttaaaaaatatatcttcgTTTATACTCCAATTATTTCATCCCATTGATCATTTTCTTGCAAATAAAATATCAGCCCACAATATGTTTTTGTAAACCTACAAAACCAGAgacaatttaattattaaaacttgatgttatatttctgaaaataagatTGATTAAACAGTTCTCTGGGCTAAGGTATAAAGCTGCTAATATAACAAGAAAGGAAATACTTTAATTCTACTAATATACTCTTAATAATAAAGGTTTTTAGAAGCTGAAGACAAGGGCCAGATCACTGTCTCCCTCCCTGAAGTCATCACATGAGCATTTTAATAGAGGCCGAGGCTTACACTTTTCCCTTACTGTTAACCCAGGCCTAAGCTGAGGAGACTGCTACTGGATGTCTGTGGGAATTTCAGTGAGGATTCTTAAACAGGAGCATCAGCCATCATTCCACCTATACGCAGAAGAGCAGAGCCAGGACCGGGAGCCCTGTCTGAGGAGGACCAGCTCTCCCCGGGGCAGCTGGTGACACGTGATGATCGCCTGTGGCTCAGGCTGCCCCCTGCCTGCTGGGAGCCCCAACAGGGGCTGGTGATGTGCACACGGGCTCCAGGTCCTCGTAAGGAACTGAATGCTAATGACAGACACCCAGGAGGCAGCAGATGTCCCTAGGTGAGATTACAGGTAAGAACAGGACAACTGGGGTAATAAAAGGTGTCCTGTCTTACACCGCTCAGTCTGTATACTTTGTTAGGCAGCAACAGGGAACCAATAAACACCACATGCGGGTTTTAAAAAAAGCTGCACATGATGCTTCTGAGCCAGTGAGCTTAGCTTCCAACTGACACGTGCACGGCTGTCTTCTCGAGGGCTCAGTGTCCCTGCGGGTCAGTGTCAGCGTCAGCACTGCCCTCAAAAGGGCTCCTAGTCCTATTTAAGTCAGCCTCCTCTGGCTACTGTTCTGGGCACAGAGACGACATCACTGGCCTGGGTACTTGGCTACAGAGAACTGCTTTCTGCTGCATCTTTTACCAAGTAAATAACATCAATGAACCTCTTTAAGTCTCAATCACTCTTTTCTGGATCAAATTTCTTCAGCACTGGGCAAAAGTCACCTTTTCCccttaaataaattaataaggtACCATTTACTGAAAAGGTTAGTTGTCCATATACCAATCCTAaacaatttttcttcatttcttcattaatctaccaataaatatttagtaagACTGCTAGGAATGGGAAGAAAACTGGGAGGTAGGCAGCTGTGACCTTTCAATCTGTCCTGAGCTATTTGATACTATAatggaaagaatgagaaagactcaactgcagactcttgagagtatgaCATGCAAATAAAGGGCAATTTTTGGAGAAATTACCTTTATACTGTCTTACCTTGCTCTTATTCAATTGGTTAGTTATGAACAAGTGGTACTCAATTTTCTATTGCCACTGTTACATGGTTATTTGTCCCTGTAAGCACATAATTATATATGACATGACAGAAAAAGAAGTATTAGGTTCCTAGCTAAATGTTAAAATTGACGATCACAGTAAAACCAAGTCTTATGGAAGCACTACATAGGCTTCTGGTGCCAACCATCTGTCTGCTGTTAGAAcccagaaggaaggaaagcagtgCTAAGATTTGCAAGTCTGGTTTTCACACTAGGTGAAAATGTCCACTGGCTCTAAAGATGTTTAACAGCAGTCATTTCAAGTCCAAAAACCTGATTTTCCCTTGACTTCATACTGAGGGGCAAATAACCTTGATGAAGGCCTTAATGATGCTCAGTTAAGAGAGTTTAAATGCTGCTGAAAGCCAAAACAATAAGTCAGAAATTCTGACAATAAGTTTTCAAGTTTTAGGCTCTTTCTTACAGTTAGTTACAAATTGATTGTTAGTTACAAATGGATCTGAATGTCCAAACCATTTTCCTAGAGTGCAAGAAGAATATTATTACTAGTGTTATTAAGAACCACAGACATGTATAAAGCTAGTAAATGGTCAGACTACCTATTACAAACCCAGACCTGACTCAAAAATCCCACTTCTATCTTACCAACTGTTCCAGAACGTATCCACAAATTCATGAAATGATTAAGAGTCATCACTAAAAGGTTAAAATATACTCAGTAAACTCTTTTTATACTAAGAAAAGATAGCCAAAGAGTACAAGGCATTCCAAAATTATTAtctcttcagggacttccctcagggtccagtggttaaaaacttcacctcccaatgcagggggtgcgggttagatctctggtcagggggctaaaatcccacatgccttgtggccaaaaaaccaaatcaaaacaGAAGCAATCGTAACGAGTTTAATAAAgacttaaa
Encoded proteins:
- the SKA3 gene encoding spindle and kinetochore-associated protein 3, producing the protein MDPIRGFCGKLRSLAVTLDSETARLQRALDGEDSEDFEDCPMRVLHDLNSEVRILKDDVNILLDKANLESQENIGFIKATKILMKKNSMDIMKIKEFFQKYGYTPRAKKNSVDEQEVTDSKPESSECERPVKPDVKDDLLDSAAASTSVSEKSPCSPQLSDFGLERYIVSQVLPNPPQAVNNQKEEPKVLTPFSKYSLVKTPKCALKMDDFECVTPKLEHFGISEYTMCLNDDYTIGLKNVKTNSETTETEPVPSDNVFATPGLITQPLGKNDAEHTHSPLAPTFCTPGLKVPSTKSSTAMVSTNSSSNDLETKESTSLVSNSDECFENFADPSSPTISSYENLLKTPTPPEVTMIPEDIRQILSKYNSNLASPVAVRAVPPSKMFLPHRGQNVQDASNKENW
- the MRPL57 gene encoding large ribosomal subunit protein mL63, whose product is MFLTALLCRGRIPGRQWIGKHRRPRTVSALAKQNVIRRLEIEAENHYWLSRPFLTAEQERGHAAARRAAAFEALKAAQVAKFPAHRRLEDQLDHLNVTGRWY